From the genome of Tachysurus vachellii isolate PV-2020 chromosome 2, HZAU_Pvac_v1, whole genome shotgun sequence, one region includes:
- the sun1a gene encoding SUN domain-containing protein 1 isoform X4, protein MTRRSLRLHTNSARYGDDSLLDSSVNRSVSFSTENRVHRESKTVKSRRSQRSVSGSSTLLQTPVKSQSLAQQAHNSSMHSCAASDASLLSSMLDESSIQERTLVDSFWGLDKDGDLKDQTLHADHSFSLNNSGTHVAQTQTSTLHSGYICSNCVASRSDRRDALQAYPSSKTCSSSSCSYSSAALHSTAVDGAVSGASAAFSSPHTTVYSRERSRRHRAGALGALSETFLHYSRRLCVSVVCVFTVLMQSVLKTCHLGKVQLCSLTHRCVRVCRRAGASSAQYIGLRKTSGDSVNGGHASYCGTMNVNEKVTQKDPHSLNGPLCDDCKEKQTSKTITVSAGSSRAPWLVEALWALVTFAGSRTLKAGQDVLSASWFITRKSLSVLYLAAVSPGSAASGALQWLGTAWYQMVMLMSLLNVFFLTRILPILQKLFLIILPFILSLAVLWYWGMFSFSTLWPIVNVTGDSPINKALDVQTDLTLSGRTIEVEPDITESEASSQELPVVSEADSERLARIEQSLGMLWDKVAASGGKQEERHAEVLGLCSSLKEELRTNTDKDSMGQWVGSLLEQRLSLLRAEMEEQTERSQQHQDESEAEKTRETQESRLAKIEALLQELAQRTEELQTRPDPETPSVVSEEMDSVPHAALLAQVRKLEEALSSIRADLRGVTACTGRCEQLDSLHDTISAQVKKELQVLLYGSEQKDVKLPGSLMQWLSTQFVSNSDLLDSLGTLEKRILGNLSLQIEEMQQKPSEETITQSVLQATEQSGLSEEDIQLIVQNALKLYSEDRIGLVDYALESGGGSILSTRCSETYETKTALMSLFGFPLWYFSQSPRAAIQPDVHPGNCWAFKGSTGYLVIRLCVKIVPTAFSLEHIPKALSPTGNISSAPRNFTVYGLEDEQQEEGQLLGEYVYQEDGDALQTYLVTENDTEAFQIIELRVLSNWGHPEYTCLYRFRVHGEPVQQ, encoded by the exons ATGACGCGACGCAGCCTGCGCCTGCACACCAACTCCGCTCGCTACGGAGACGACAGCCTGCTGGACTCCTCGGTCAACCGCAGCGTCTCCTTCAGTACCGAAAACAGGGTTCACCGGGAGAGCAA gaCCGTGAAGAGCAGGAGGTCTCAACGCTCTGTATCCGGTTCAAGTACACTCCTTCAGACTCCGGTGAAGAGCCAGTCCTTGGCACAACAGGCCCACAACAGCAGCATGCACAGCTGTGCCGCGAGCGACGCCTCACTCCTGTCCTCCATGCTGGATGAGTCAAGCATCCAGGAGCGCACACTCGTCGACAGCTTCTGGG GATTGGATAAGGATGGAGATCTCAAAG aTCAAACTCTCCATGCAGACCACAGCTTCTCTCTGAACAACAGTGGCACACACGTTGCTCAAACTCAGACCTCCACCTTACACAGTGGCTACATCTGTAGTAACTGTGTGGCCAGCCGCTCTGACAGGAGAGATGCTCTCCAAGCCTACCCCTCATCCAAaacctgctcctcctcctcctgttcttACTCCTCGGCCGCTCTGCACAGCACGGCGGTGGACGGCGCCGTCTCAGGCGCAAGCGCAGccttctcctctcctcacaCTACGGTGTACAGCCGAGAGAGGAGCCGCCGACACAGAGCCG GTGCGCTCGGAGCGCTCTCCGAGACCTTCCTGCATTACAGCAGGAGGCTGTGcgtctctgtagtgtgtgtatttaccgTACTCATGCAGAGCGTTCTCAAGACCTGCCATCTAGGCAAAG TCCAGCTGTGCTCACTGACACAccggtgtgtgagggtgtgcaGGAGAGCAGGCGCCTCCTCAGCTCAGTATATCGGGTTGAGGAAGACCAGTGGTGACAGTGTTAACGGAG GTCATGCTAGTTACTGTGGAaccatgaatgtaaatgaaaaggTGACTCAAAAGGACCCGCACTCTCTTAACGGCCCTCTGT GTGACGACTGCAAAGAGAAACAGACTTCGAAGACAATCACAGTCTCTGCAGGGTCTTCCAGAGCCCCGTGGCTAGTAGAGGCTCTGTGGGCCCTTGTAACCTTTGCAG GCAGCCGTACATTAAAGGCAGGCCAGGACGTTCTTTCAGCATCCTGGTTTATCACAAGGAAGAGTCTTTCTGTTCTCTATTTGGCTGCAGTGTCTCCAG GCAGTGCAGCTTCAGGAGCATTACAGTGGTTGGGAACGGCGTGGTACCAGATGGTCATGCTCATGTCTCTGCTTAACGTCTTTTTCTTGACTAG GATCCTGCCTATACTTCAGAAACTTTTTCTGATTATTCTTCCCTTTATCCTTTCCCTTG ccGTCCTGTGGTACTGGGGAATGTTCAGTTTCTCGACTCTTTGGCCTATAGTGAACGTAACCGGAGACTCGCCCATAAATAAAGCACTCGATGTTCAAACTGATCTCACATTATCAGGTAGAACCATTGAGGTTGAACCTGACATCACCGAATCAGAAGCAAGCTCTCAG GAGCTGCCGGTCGTATCCGAGGCTGATTCTGAACGACTGGCACGGATAGAGCAAAGCCTTGGGATGCTGTGGGACAAGGTGGCAGCGTCAGGCGGGAAACAGGAAGAGCGGCATGCCGAGGTGCTCGGCCTGTGCAGTTCACTGAAAGAAGAGCTGCGTACCAACACTGATAAAGACTCCATGGGCCAGTGGGTGGGCTCGCTTCTAGAGCAGCGATTAAGCCTGCTGAGAGCCGAGATGGAGGAACAGACTGAGCGCTCGCAGCAG CATCAGGACGAGTCTGAAGCCGAGAAAACCAGGGAAACTCAAGAGTCACGGCTAGCCAAGATCGAAGCTCTTCTTCAGGAGCTAGCACAAAGAACCGAG gaGTTACAAACAAGACCAGATCCAGAGACACCGTCTGTCGTCAG TGAGGAAATGGATAGTGTTCCTCACGCTGCTCTGCTGGCACAAGTGCGCAAGCTGGAGGAAGCGCTGAGCAGCATCAGGGCTGACCTGCGGGGCGTGACTGCTTGTACAGGAAGGTGCGAACAGCTGGATTCTCTTCATGACACT ATTTCCGCACAGGTCAAGAAGGAGCTTCAGGTTCTTCTGTACGGCAGCGAGCAGAAGGACGTGAAGCTGCCAGGTTCTTTGATGCAGTGGCTTTCGACTCAGTTTGTGAGCAACTCGGACCTGCTGGACTCACTCGGCACTCTGGAGAAGAGAATTCTGGGTAACTTGTCACTTCAGATAGAGGAGATGCAACAAAAACCAAGTGAAGAGACAATCACACAGAGTGTCCTGCAAGCCACAGAGCAATCTGGCTTATCAGAAGAG GACATCCAGCTGATCGTGCAGAATGCTCTGAAGCTCTATTCTGAGGACCGCATTGGCCTTGTGGATTACGCTCTAGAGTCCGGAG GTGGCAGCATCCTGAGCACACGTTGTTCTGAGACATACGAGACGAAGACCGCACTGATGAGTCTGTTCGGTTTTCCTCTGTGGTATTTCTCCCAATCTCCTCGCGCAGCCATACAG CCAGATGTACATCCTGGTAACTGCTGGGCATTTAAAGGATCCACCGGCTATCTGGTGATTCGACTGTGCGTGAAAATCGTTCCTACTGCCTTTTCCCTGGAGCACATCCCCAAAGCTCTCTCACCTACAGGCAACATCAGCAGTGCACCACGTAACTTCACAGTCTAT